From one Anopheles cruzii chromosome 3, idAnoCruzAS_RS32_06, whole genome shotgun sequence genomic stretch:
- the LOC128273140 gene encoding GATOR complex protein WDR24: MGDVKTCSIRICQDGHANALALNREYTQIAVAGRSLLKVFSIENDGFTEVCNMRGGKNQNLSYSSNDVAWSALDSNILATAATNGVVSVWDLSKFGRQKQSLVYNEHERTAHSVAFHGTEANLLISGSQDGTIKCFDLRTDKIAVNTYFSKSESVRDVKFSPHAPNTFAAVSENGTVQLWDIRRNDRCTTQFTAHSGPIYTCDWHPIQPWLATGSRDRQIKVWNTSPKNSSLESTKNVSLEYTIHTIAVVGRVRWRPDKMYHIASCALVVDNSIYIWDLRRPYIPYASFNEHSNVTTGIAFKGNDRHVLLSTSKDSTIFKHVFKDAMRPALKANPQGATFNYKGDLLYAYEMKVIAPPPPPPVSTGLLSQGSGLLGSRQKTPPSADQFHLAKSNLSNFLTKTIGTGSKDVTKTSLLKDYLALKGCAKEYVLSGPSLAEICGHNAAVAKKYGKSNVSFLWNFISQLYAYSSIASTKLEQRNSNSSQHTGGRLMAQISNQSSSGRSEERAIGSGSNPNLGPISSTASNGNADDFVEFASNTKNANEPPGLGQLLLVDVEHERCEFVFGETELTFDSVDCIKGFRNGFLYMGPHDMVKEYTFPSSNLMNAHELHPTQHRNKHLAAAAAQKSQETSPPPNPAPSFLKISDHNPTPPIWQPHQVLADCLSLQTEVGDVQTSSCILMALGERGHSLQIDETVQENWLLSYIELLHRHQLWNEATQVINKSWIRSVAELNQQSTTMYTSCGQCSKQLLNTVGWYCSRCKSAQSSKCSVCNGVVRGLYAWCQGCSHGGHLEHLKHWFANNPKCPKCGHLCEYE, encoded by the exons ATGGGCGACGTTAAAACCTGCTCTATTCGCATTTGCCAGGACGGTCACGCCAATGCGTTAGCATTGAACCGAGAGTACACACAGATCGCCGTTGCCGGAAGAAGCT TGCTGAAGGTATTTTCGATCGAAAACGATGGATTCACGGAGGTGTGTAACATGCGGGGTGGAAAGAACCAAAACCTTAGCTACTCGTCGAACGACGTGGCGTGGAGTGCGCTGGATTCCAACATcctggcgacggcggccacgaaCGGTGTGGTGTCCGTGTGGGATCTCTCAAAGTTTGGCCGGCAAAAGCAATCGCTGGTGTACAACGAGCACGAGCGGACGGCCCATTCGGTCGCGTTCCACGGCACGGAGGCGAACCTGCTGATCTCGGGCTCGCAGGACGGCACGATCAAGTGTTTCGATCTGCGCACGGACAAGATCGCGGTCAATACGTACTTTAGCAAATCGGAGAGCGTGCGCGATGTAAAGTTCAGTCCCCACGCGCCCAACACGTTTGCGGCCGTGTCGGAAAACGGGACCGTCCAGCTGTGGGACATTCGGCGAAACGATCGTTGTACCACACAGTTCACGGCGCACAGTGGCCCCATCTACACCTGCGATTGGCACCCCATCCAACCGTGGTTGGCAACGGGCAGCAGGGATCGGCAGATAAAGGTGTGGAACACGAGCCCCAAGAACTCGTCGCTGGAAAGCACTAAAAACGTATCGCTCGAGTACACGATACACACGATCGCGGTCGTTGGGCGGGTACGCTGGAGGCCCGACAAAATGTACCACATTGCCAGCTGTGCGCTCGTGGTGGACAACAGCATCTACATCTGGGACCTGCGGCGACCCTACATTCCGTACGCCTCGTTCAACGAGCACTCGAACGTGACGACGGGCATCGCGTTCAAAGGCAACGATCGGCACGTGCTGCTATCGACGAGCAAGGATTCGACCATCTTCAAGCACGTCTTCAAGGACGCTATGCGGCCGGCACTGAAAGCGAACCCGCAGGGGGCCACCTTCAACTACAAGGGCGATCTGCTGTACGCGTACGAGATGAAGGTGATCgcgccgcctccgccaccgcccgttTCGACGGGGCTGCTCAGCCAAGGCAGTGGGTTGCTGGGATCGCGCCAGAAAACGCCTCCCTCGGCCGACCAGTTCCATCTGGCCAAATCGAATCTGTCGAACTTTTTGACCAAAACCATCGGCACCGGCTCGAAGGATGTAACGAAGACGTCCCTGCTGAAGGACTATCTGGCCCTGAAGGGCTGCGCCAAGGAGTACGTTCTGTCGGGGCCCTCGCTGGCGGAGATCTGCGGCCACAATGCGGCCGTGGCGAAAAAGTACGGCAAATCGAACGTTAGCTTTCTGTGGAACTTTATTAGCCAACTGTACGCGTACAGTTCGATCGCGAGCACGAAGCTGGAACAGCGCAACTCGAACTCCAGCCAGCACACCGGTGGTCGGCTGATGGCCCAGATCTCCAACCAGTCCAGCAGCGGGCGTAGCGAGGAGCGGGCCATCGGTAGTGGCAGCAACCCCAACCTGGGGCCCATTAGCAGCACTGCGAGTAACGGAAATGCGGACGATTTTGTGGAATTTGCAAGCAATACCAAAAATGCCAACGAACCGCCGGGCCTGGGCCAGTTACTGTTGGTGGACGTGGAGCACGAGCGGTGCGAGTTCGTGTTCGGTGAGACGGAACTAACGTTCGATTCGGTGGACTGCATCAAAGGGTTCCGGAACGGGTTTCTGTACATGGGACCGCACGATATGGTGAAGGAGTACACGTTTCCGTCGTCGAATCTGATGAACGCACACGAGCTGCACCCGACGCAACACCGCAACAAAcatttggcggcggcggcggcgcaaaaATCACAGGAAACGTCTCCTCCGCCGAACCCGGCCCCGAGCTTCCTGAAGATATCGGACCACAATCCTACGCCGCCCATCTGGCAGCCGCACCAGGTGCTGGCGGACTGTTTGTCGCTCCAGACGGAGGTCGGTGACGTGCAGACGTCCTCCTGCATACTGATGGCCCTCGGGGAACGGGGCCACAGTCTGCAGATCGACGAAACGGTCCAGGAGAACTGGCTGCTGTCGTACATTGAGCTGCTGCACCGACATCAGCTGTGGAACGAGGCGACGCAGGTCATCAACAAGAGCTGGATACGGTCGGTGGCCGAGTTGAACCAGCAGTCGACCACCATGTACACTAGCTGCGGCCAGTGCTCGAAGCAATTACTGAACACCGTCGGATGGTACTGTTCGCGCTGCAAATCGGCCCAAAGCTCCAAGTGCAGCGTGTGCAATGGCGTCGTCCGGGGGCTGTACGCTTGGTGCCAGGGGTGTtcacacggtggccaccttGAACACCTGAAACACTGGTTCGCCAACAACCCCAAGTGTCCCAAGTGTGGCCACTTGTGCGAATACGAATGA
- the LOC128274637 gene encoding uncharacterized protein LOC128274637 gives MSDQNRDRVLAQELWEISSDEEDVFIVDSVERDHQLAVKLQAKYDTIELLSDSGGDLSVLAETTTENEVEVVKPEVKDEDDDSIAECKVFRAEPADLNSREYFIEELQTWVDPEYNFEWQFIEVLPDIRSLFDKLDTLYFQSRFKAKRFNVVWSTTMGTVTTNRNFNADDGRYTIALNAALLILRPRIEIISIILHEMIHAYLKVEKVKEPNGGHRDNFRKMMTFLNSMLQTNVSFSHKLNNTSMLCRTQWYRCTGICHNYKPFHGIVRSVEGPPGLHNEWWKKHADCCGGTYYKIYEMSRLVAGEVSTRYAVNVRYMLPKRDNIRGRHKTKLPVSESVDLTSGTPRVISSSSSEIITVDTEEPAAGTSYSCEAAERFIAHFTRTIALSRDSLEMQCPICQERVKRKLFSNHVDGCEGFVQIVSWKRSSSGKIVQNGMLELKATPGLHSPTGGGQPSCSSYAKRQRFG, from the exons ATGTCCGATCAGAATCGTGATCGTGTATTAGCTCAGGAACTGTGGGAGATAAGTTCCGACGAAGAGGATGTTTTTATCGTCGATTCCGTGGAGCGTGATCATCAGTTGGCAGTCAAGTTACAAGCAAAATATGATACGATCGAGTTGCTTTCGGATAGCGGCGGTGATCTTAGTGTGCTGGCCGAAACAACGACGGAGAATGAGGTGGAAGTCGTGAAACCGGAGGTCaaagacgaagacgatgatTCGATTGCGGAATGCAAGGTGTTTCGGGCAGAG CCCGCAGATCTGAATAGCCGTGAATATTTCATAGAAGAACTGCAAACCTGGGTAGATCCCGAGTACAACTTTGAGTGGCAATTTATCGAGGTCCTGCCCGACATTCGGTCCCTGTTTGATAAGCTGGATACACTTTACTTTCAATCGCGCTTCAAAGCGAAACGGTTCAATGTTGTTTGGTCCACCACGATGGGTACGGTGACCACCAATCGAAACTTTAACGCTGATGATGGCCGATATACGATTGCATTGAATGCTGCGTTGCTAATACTGCGACCCCGGATAGAGATAATCAGCATCATTCTG CACGAGATGATTCACGCGTACCTTAAGGTAGAGAAGGTGAAGGAACCAAACGGAGGACATCGGGACAATTTTCGTAAAATGATGACATTCCTTAATAGTATGCTACAAACTAACGTTTCATTCAGCCACAAGCTAAACAACACCAGTATGCTCTGCCGGACCCAGTGGTACCGGTGCACGGGCATTTGCCACAACTACAAACCATTCCACGGTATCGTACGATCGGTCGAAGGGCCGCCCGGGTTGCACAACGAGTGGTGGAAAAAGCACGCCGATTGTTGTGGGGGGACGTATTAcaaaatttacgaaatgagCCGATTAGTCGCTGGAGAAGTTTCAACCCGGTACGCGGTGAACGTAAGGTACATGTTGCCGAAGCGTGACAACATTCGTGGACGCCACAAAACGAAGCTGCCCGTCAGCGAATCGGTCGATCTGACCAGCGGAACGCCAAGGGTTAtatccagttccagttccgaGATAATTACCGTCGATACAGAGGAACCCGCCGCGGGTACGTCGTACAGTTGTGAGGCGGCCGAACGATTCATAGCGCACTTTACTCGCACGATCGCCCTTTCACGGGACAGCCTCGAAATGCAGTGCCCCATCTGCCAGGAACGTGTAAAGCGAAAGCTGTTCAGTAACCATGTGGACGGATGTGAAGGTTTCGTTCAGATCGTTAGCTGGAAGCGCTCGAGCAGTGGCAAAATCGTACAAAATGGAATGCTGGAGCTCAAAGCAACACCAGGCCTGCACAgtccaaccggcggcggccaaccaTCGTGTAGTAGCTATGCCAAACGCCAACGCTTTGGCTGA